CCGAAAAAACAGGATGGTAGCGATGGTCGTTGGAGATGGGGTGCTGATAGATTTGAGAAGGATTTGGATAAAGTAGAATGGGTAAATGGAAGGAATGGATGGACACCTTACTATCGTATTTTTGCTGGTAAGCATGCAGGCAGACCGCCTGAAACAATTTGGTTCCATGCTGAAGTTGGCAGTAATAGAACATCGAAGGCTGAGGCAAAGAAGTTATTTCCAGATGAAACGGCGTTTGGAACACCAAAGCCGGAAGCATTACTGCAACGTGCTATCGAATTAGCGACAAATCCGGGCGATCTCGTCCTCGACTCCTTCGCCGGTTCCGGCACCACGGGCGCGGTAGCCCACAAGATGGGTCGCCGTTGGATCATGGTAGAGCTCGGCGACCACTGTCATACCCACATCATCCCGCGTCTGCAAAAAGTCATCGATGGTGAGGACCAGAGTGGTATTAGTAAGGCTGTCGATTGGAAAGGCGGCGGCGGTTTCCGCTACTACCGGCTCGCGCCCTCGCTGCTTGAAAAGGACAAGTGGGGCAATTGGGTCATCAGCAAGGAATTCAACGCCACCATGCTGGCGGAAGCGGCCTGCAAGCTGGAGGGCTTCACCTATGCGCCGTCGGATGCAGTGTATTGGCAGCACGGCCATTCCACCGAGCGGGACTTCATCTATGTCACCACGCAAAGTCTGACCGCCGACCAGCTTAATGCCTTGAGCGAGGACGTGGGCACGGAGCGTAGCCTGTTGGTGTTGTGCTCCGCCTTCCGGGGTAAGGCGGACCGCTGGCCAAACCTGACAGTGAAGAAGCTCCCCCATGCGGTACTCAAGCGCTGCGAGTGGGGGCACGATGATTACAGCCTTAAGGTGGAGAACCTGCCGGAGGCGCCGCCTGACCTCACTCCTGAACCCTCTTTCAGTAGGAAAGGGCAAAAAGAAAATCTCGGCCAACAGGGCCTTTTTGACGAGGAGGCCGGGCAATGAACCGACATGTAAATTCCATTGCCGGCCGTCTGAGCCTGCGCCCACCGCAGCGTCGCTCTCTGGAGATTCTCGATCGCATTACAGAGATTGCGCCACCGGGGAAAGAAGCGGATATCAATGCTGTGCTTGAGATTATCCGCAGCGAGTTTCCGACGGTTACCGATTTTGAGCGTGAATTTCCTTCGCTGTGTTTCGCCCTGGCCACCGGCGTAGGCAAGACAAGGCTGATGGGTGCGTTCATAAGCTACTTGCATCTGGCCCATGGCATCAATAACTTCTTCGTGTTGGCGCCGAATCTTACCATTTACAACAAGCTGATTGCAGACTTTACGCCAAACACACCGAAGTATGTGTTCAAGGGCATTGCTGAGTTTGCGACCAATGCGCCTGCCATTATTACCGGCGACAACTATGACCAGCGTGACCCGGCGAGTGGCTCGTTGTTTGGTGGTGTGCGGGTCAACATCTTCAATATCTCCAAGATCAACTCCGAAGTTCGAGGCGGCAAATCGCCCCGCATCAAGCGGTTGTCGGAATACATCGGTGAGAGTTACTTCGATTATTTGGCCGGGTTGCCTGATCTGGTGATGTTGATGGATGAATCGCACCGCTATCGTGCGAGCGCCGGGATCAGGGCGATCAATGAACTCAAACCGATTCTGGGGCTGGAGCTGACGGCGACGCCGTTCGTGGAATCTGCTCGCGGCGCAGTGGCGTTCAAGAACGTCATTTACGATTACCCGCTGGGCAGGGCCATGGCCGACGGCTTTGTGAAAGAGCCGGCGGTGGTCACGCGCAAGGACTTCAACCCGGCTGGGATGTCGACGGAAGAGATTGAGCGCTTGAAGCTCGAAGACGGCTTGCGCCTGCACGAAAGTGTCAAGGTGGAGCTGGAAACCTATGCTCGCGAAAGTGGCAATGCCATCGTCAAGCCCTTCCTGCTGGTGATTGCGCGGGATACCACTCATGCGGGTCAGTTGTTGTCCTTGATTCAATCGGACGGATTTTTCGAGGGACGCTACAAGGATAAAGTTATCCAGGTGGATTCCAGCCAGACCGGCGCGAAGGAGGATGAGATGGTGGAGCGCCTGCTCAAGGTCGAGCATACCGAGGAGCCGACGGAGATTGTCATTCACGTCAACATGCTCAAGGAAGGCTGGGACGTAACCAATCTTTACACCATTGTGCCGCTGCGTGCCGCCAATGCCCGCATCCTTATCGAGCAATCCATCGGACGTGGTCTGCGTTTGCCTTACGGTAAACGTACCGGCGTGACCGCCGTGGACCGGTTGAACATCGTCGCCCACGACAAGTTCCAGGAGATCATCGAGGAGGCCAATAAACCGGATTCTACTATTCGCCTGCAGGCGGTAGTGCTGGATGCAGATGAGCTGGGACAGAAAACAGTCACGGTGGTGTCGCAATCACAGCTGGCCACCCGACTGGGATTCAAGCCTGCACAGGTGACGAGCAGTACGACCGTGGCCGGGCAGGATGAGGCGCCTGCATTCAGTAAGCCAGAAGAACAAAAAGTCGCGCAGATTGCCTACGAGGTTATCAAGCAATATGAAAATCAGCCGCAGTCATTGCCGACGGTCGAACACTTGAAGAAGCCGGAGATTCAGGCCGCCATCGTCAGAGCGGTCGAGGAGCAACGCACGCCCGGACAAATGGAGCTGGAAGGCGTGACCGAGAAGCCGGATATTGCCGCCGTGGTGGCCAGGACCGTGGAGCTGGTCACGCAACAGACGATCGATATCCCACGCATCCTGGTGGTGCCTCGGGGTGAGGTGCAGTCAGGCTTCAAACCTTTTACGCTGAACCTGGATACGTTGAAGTATCCGGCAGTGTCAGATGAGCTATGGATTCAGACGCTGCGCACCAATGAGCGTGAAGTACTGGCACTTGGGCGTGGCGGTATCGAGGAGGCGCGGCTAGAAGATTATGTGGTGGGCGGACTCGTGGATTTCGATGATATTTCCTACGATGAGCATGCCGACTTGCTCTATGACCTGGCGTCACAAACGGTGCGCCATTTTCAGACTTATCTCTCCGATGAAGATACACGCAAAGTGTTGCGCTGCTTTCAACGGGATATCGCACGGTTTATTCACGTGCAGATGCAGGAACACTATTGGGAAGAAGCGGCAGGGTATGAAGTGAAGGTCAGCAAGGGCTTCACCGAACTGAAGCAGAGCGCCTTTACCTCTTCCGTGCAAGAACCGCCCGCCGATTACAGGGTTGCTCCAGCGGACAAGAGCAACATGGCGAAATACCTGTTCGGTAATTTCCAGCGTTGTCTGTATCCCGTGCAGAAATTCGACTCCGACACGGAACGCAAGCTGGCGGTGATACTTGAACGCGACGCTATTCGTTGGTTCAAGCCGGCAAAAGGGCAGTTTCAGATCTACTACAAGTCAGGCGCTGACCATCTGGAATACCAACCGGACTTCGTGGCCGAGACTGCCGACACGATCTACATGTTGGAACCAAAAATGCGCAAGGAACTTGATGATCCGATTGTTATTGCCAAAAAGGAAGTGGCGATCAAATGGTGTGTAAATGCATCGGACCATGCGAGCACCTATGGCGGTAAGCCATGGCGCTACCTGCTGATACCGCATGATGAGATTGCTGAGAACATTACTCTTGGTGGATTGGCCGACCGGTTTGGAAAATAGCATAAAAGCCGTTGCCTGCGCTCAAGGGAAACGGACACGGCAAATAGTTGGTAGCGTCGCAGTTGGTTGGTAATTGAGGTAAGCGTTGATAGGAAATGCAACAGTAAATAGAAGGTACTAATGAAAATAGCAAAACGCTGTAAGGTTGAGGTTAGGAAAGATTATCTTTCCAAGGTTGCTGCAAGTTCAGCGAAGACAGCGCTTGCGGAACTGATTTGGAACTCGCTTGATGCTGATGCAAGGAATGTCAATGTCAATTTTACAGTTGGAACAATAGGTACCGAACGAGTCACTGTGTCAGATGATGGTACCGGGATTTCTTACAAGGAGGCTGAAAACCTTTTTATTTCATTGGGCGGGTCTTGGAAGGCATCAAAGCAGAAGACTGAAAGCGGAAGGTTTCTACACGGCAAGGAAGGGGAAGGTCGATTTAAGGCATTTGCTCTGGGTAGAGTTGTGGATTGGAAAGTCACGTACAGCGAAGAAGGGAAGTTGTACAATTACACAGTCGAAGGCAAAGCAGATGCACTGGACGAATTTGTTCTAAGCGATGTTGCTGAAAGTTCCCGCAAGACTACGGGGGTAACTGTCGAAGTATCCGAGTTGGAGAAAAAGTTTCACGTTATTGATCCCGAAAAGGCGCTAGACCAGATTGCGCCGCTATTTGCACTTTATCTAAGCAACTATAAAGGGGTGACGTTGGCAATCGCGGGTGAGAGGGTTGATCCCGATGCTCTGATTCGGAATCGTCAGTCTTTCGCTCTGTCTCCGATTGATGTGGCTGATGAACCGCGAACAGCGGAACTAGAAATCCTTGAGTGGGATAGCCTGACCGATCGTGAAATTTGGTTTTGTGACGCGAGGGGATTCCCGCTAGAACCCTACGTAAAGCAAATTCGGGGGATAGGTAATTTTGGTTATACAGCATATCTTAAATCTGATTATTTCAGAGATCTTCATAATGAAGGTCTCCTATCGCTTGGGGAACTGGAAAAAACTATTCAGCCAGTCTGTGACGAGGCGGTTAAGGCGATTAAGGAATATTTTATTGCGAGGCAGTTGGAGGAAGCGAAGGATCAGCTCGAAGAGTGGAAACAAGAAGAGGTCTACCCTTACCAGGGGGAACCTGTTACTTCGGTAGAAGAGGCGGAGAGAAAAGTTTTTGATATTGTTGCAATCAATATAAACCAAAACCTTCCTGATTTTAGTGAAGCTGATAGAAAATCAAAGCAATTCCAATTCCGCATGCTGAAACATGCAATTGAGAAAAGTCCAGAGGATCTTCAGAAGATACTAACGGAAGTTCTCAATCTTCCAAAGGCAGCACGGGAGCAACTCGCGTCACTCCTGGAAGATACGTCGTTAACATCAATAATTAATGCATCTCGAATAGTTGCGGATCGCATCAATTTCGTTACAGCGCTAGAACAACTACTTTATAACTACAAAGATCATCTGAAAGAAAGAAGTCAACTCCATCGATTGCTGGCGAAGAATACATGGATTTTCGGGGATGCCTTTACATTATCTGTAGATGACAAATCCTTAACTGAAGTTCTCAGGAAACATGCTGAACTTCAAGAGATCGAAACGATAATCAACGAACCAGTTTTGAGAATTGATGGAAAAAAAGGAATCATTGATTTGATGTTGTCTCGTCAAATCCCCCGTAACCACGAAGACGAATTGGAACATCTTATTGTTGAGCTTAAAAGGCCATCTGTCAGTATAGGAAAAAAGGAAATTGATCAGATAGAAAGTTACGCATTGGCTGTAGCTAAGGATGAACGATTTCGGGGTATGGATACAAAGTGGCACTTCTGGATAATCTCAAATGATTATGACGACTATGCGGACATAAAGCTTAATGCCGAAGGAAATAAGGAGGGTGTTCTGTTCCGCTTCACAAAAAATATGGATGTTACGGTGTGGCTTAAGACTTGGTCACAGTTGTTACGGGAAAACAATCACCGGCTACGTTTTATCCGTGACAAGCTTAACTACAACATAGACAGTGAACAAGCGATGCAGCACTTGAAAAAGACATACTCGGAATACATCGAAGGTATTCGAATTACAGAATAACGAGTTCAGAGTATTTGACAGACCTGCAATTGCAGATAGACAACTGGTTTCTGAAGATTGAGAGGCAAGCTTAACACGGTAAAATCTACAACGCCTATTTTGTTCATGGTAGTACTACAGTACGACCTGGCTGCAATAGATCATTAGGTAGAACATTTATAATTAGGGAAGCATGTGTGATTGAACAACAGACAATTTCTTTGTCGGAGGTATTCAAAGCTCTGGATTGCGGTGTAACGGTAGTTACCGGAAACAAACGTTTGGCAAGTGTCACTCGCCAGGCCTTTGAACAAGCGGCGATAGACAAAGACCTCGAAGTTTGGCCAACACCGGATGTATTGCCCTGGACTGCCTGGTTACAGAGGGCCTGGGAAGAGGCCATGGTTTCGGGGGCCGCGCCGGCGCCTGAACTCTTGCTCACATCCCAGCAGGAACAGCGTGTATGGGAAGACATCATTACAGAGAGCGTAGCGGATCAGCCATTACAGCAGGTGACTGGGACGGTGCGTCGGGCACAGGAAGCGTGGCAGTTGATGCAATCGTGGCGCTTATCATTGAATGATGCAGCATTTCGTTACAACAGTGACAGTGCGGCATTTTGGAAATGGGCATCAAGATTCGAGGCCAGGTGTACGGAGAAAGGCTGGTTGCCCCTCGCTCGTCTTTCAGGCGAGCTTCAGCGCAGCGTTCAGACAGGAGCATTGACGACGCCTACGGAGCTGGTATTGGTCGGTTTCGATGAGCTGACACCACAGCAGCAGTCGTTATTACAGACGCTGGCCGAGTCGGGTTGCGATGTACGCTGGATGCAACTCGCAAGTAAGGAGAGTCAGGCAGCTAAAATCGGGTGTGTTGATGTGCGTGCGGAAGCCGCAACAGTCGCCCGCTGGGTGAGGCAACGGCTAGCTGAGAATCCCGAGCTGGAGATCGGCGTCGTTGTCCCGGAACTTGCATCGCAACGGGATATCGTGATTCATGCGTTTGATGAGGTTCTGGTTCCGCATGCATTACAGCCGGGGCGTCAATCTGTTGCACGACCCTATAACATTTCGCTAGGTCCGCCGCTGAGTGCGTATCCCATAATCAGCACTGCGTGTAAGCTGCTCGGCCTATTGGCACCGACGATTAGTCTTGAAGACGCGGGTAGTTTGCTTCGTTCACCCTTCATTGTAGGGTGGGAACAGGAAGCCAGTGCTCGTGCATTACTGGATGGGCGATTGCGGGAAACAGGCGAACTTAATGTGGCGTTGAAGACGCTACGCTATCACGCCTCACAAACCAACAAGCCATATTCATGCCCTGTATTTACAGAAAATCTTGATGCCTGGGTGAAGGCGGCGCGGGATTGCCCGCGTACAGATAACCCGGGACACTGGTCAGAGAGATTTGCGGGTTTATTAAAAGTCATTGGATGGGCGAGTGGGCGTCCATTGTCCAGTGAAGAGTACCAGGCCGCGGAGGCATGGCGAGAACTCCTGGGCACGTTTGCATCACTGGAGCCGGTAGCGGAGTCGATGACCGCATCCACTGCGGTGGCTCAACTACGGAGCATGGCCGGGGAACGAACGTTTCAGCCGCAAACCGGGGCGGTACCGGTACAGGTGCTGGGAATACTCGAGGCCAGCGGGCTCCAGTTTGATTGTCTTTGGATTATGGGTCTTCATGACGGCACCTGGCCAGCACCCCCGCGACCGAATCCGTTCATACCGTTGCCTTTGCAGCGGGATGCCGGACTGCCGCATTCTAGTGAAGAGCGTGAGTTACACGTGTCGCGAATGATGACCCGTCGGATGTTGACCAGTGCGGACGAGGTAGTGGTGAGTTTTCCGCAGCGCAGTGGTGATGAGGAACTGCGCCCTAGTCCTCTTATTGCTGATCTCCCCAGCGTGGATCCGGAAGCCTTACGTTTGTGGATCGCGCCAACATGGCGGGATGGCGTTCACCTTAGTGCCAGGTTAACCACGTTGGAGGAAGACCCTGCACCGCCCCTGGAGAATGAAGAAGTCAGTGGCGGCAGCGCGGTTTTCAAACTCCAGGCCGCGTGTCCATTTCGCGCCTTCGCGGAACTGCGGTTGGGCGCGCGTGCACTAAGGCAAGCGGACATTGGATTGGATGCCATGGCCCGAGGGTCATTGATGCACCGTGTTCTCGAGAAAGTGTGGCACGCATTGGACTCGCACGCGCAGCTCGTTGCCATGGATGCCGCGCAGCTCGAAGCCCTGGTTAACACGATGGTGGGCGAGGCGATAGAAGAAATAGCCAACAGGTATCCACAAACATTTACTGGGCGCTTCCGGGAGATGGAAGCCGATCGTCTGTGTCGGCACGTGCTGGAATGGTTGGCGTTGGAGAAACAACGTATGCCGTTTCGTGTTGTTGAGAAGGAGGAAAAACACCAAGCGACTGCCGGAGGGGTCCGCGTTCAGTTGAAAATCGACCGCATCGATGAACTGGCCGATGGCCGCCAGATTGTGATTGATTACAAGACCGGCGAGGTAAAACCCGCTCAGTGGTTTGGGGAACGACCTGACGAGCCACAA
The sequence above is a segment of the Gammaproteobacteria bacterium genome. Coding sequences within it:
- a CDS encoding site-specific DNA-methyltransferase: MTRKQKLELTWIGKENRSKLEPRILLEDPEKSHHAKHRVTENDIFDNRLIFGDNLLALKALEAEFSGKVKCVFIDPPYNTGSAFQHYDDGVEHSIWLSLMRDRLEIIRRLLSEDGSLWITIDDNEAHYLKVLCDDVFGRANFVTNAIWEKSDSPRMDAQFFSTRHDHILVFSKNISELRLNKMPESAADIPAHYDKIDDDGNKYYLKPLRAMGHEDRREDRPSMYFKLTAPDGTDVFPKKQDGSDGRWRWGADRFEKDLDKVEWVNGRNGWTPYYRIFAGKHAGRPPETIWFHAEVGSNRTSKAEAKKLFPDETAFGTPKPEALLQRAIELATNPGDLVLDSFAGSGTTGAVAHKMGRRWIMVELGDHCHTHIIPRLQKVIDGEDQSGISKAVDWKGGGGFRYYRLAPSLLEKDKWGNWVISKEFNATMLAEAACKLEGFTYAPSDAVYWQHGHSTERDFIYVTTQSLTADQLNALSEDVGTERSLLVLCSAFRGKADRWPNLTVKKLPHAVLKRCEWGHDDYSLKVENLPEAPPDLTPEPSFSRKGQKENLGQQGLFDEEAGQ
- a CDS encoding DEAD/DEAH box helicase family protein, with product MNRHVNSIAGRLSLRPPQRRSLEILDRITEIAPPGKEADINAVLEIIRSEFPTVTDFEREFPSLCFALATGVGKTRLMGAFISYLHLAHGINNFFVLAPNLTIYNKLIADFTPNTPKYVFKGIAEFATNAPAIITGDNYDQRDPASGSLFGGVRVNIFNISKINSEVRGGKSPRIKRLSEYIGESYFDYLAGLPDLVMLMDESHRYRASAGIRAINELKPILGLELTATPFVESARGAVAFKNVIYDYPLGRAMADGFVKEPAVVTRKDFNPAGMSTEEIERLKLEDGLRLHESVKVELETYARESGNAIVKPFLLVIARDTTHAGQLLSLIQSDGFFEGRYKDKVIQVDSSQTGAKEDEMVERLLKVEHTEEPTEIVIHVNMLKEGWDVTNLYTIVPLRAANARILIEQSIGRGLRLPYGKRTGVTAVDRLNIVAHDKFQEIIEEANKPDSTIRLQAVVLDADELGQKTVTVVSQSQLATRLGFKPAQVTSSTTVAGQDEAPAFSKPEEQKVAQIAYEVIKQYENQPQSLPTVEHLKKPEIQAAIVRAVEEQRTPGQMELEGVTEKPDIAAVVARTVELVTQQTIDIPRILVVPRGEVQSGFKPFTLNLDTLKYPAVSDELWIQTLRTNEREVLALGRGGIEEARLEDYVVGGLVDFDDISYDEHADLLYDLASQTVRHFQTYLSDEDTRKVLRCFQRDIARFIHVQMQEHYWEEAAGYEVKVSKGFTELKQSAFTSSVQEPPADYRVAPADKSNMAKYLFGNFQRCLYPVQKFDSDTERKLAVILERDAIRWFKPAKGQFQIYYKSGADHLEYQPDFVAETADTIYMLEPKMRKELDDPIVIAKKEVAIKWCVNASDHASTYGGKPWRYLLIPHDEIAENITLGGLADRFGK
- a CDS encoding ATP-binding protein, which codes for MKIAKRCKVEVRKDYLSKVAASSAKTALAELIWNSLDADARNVNVNFTVGTIGTERVTVSDDGTGISYKEAENLFISLGGSWKASKQKTESGRFLHGKEGEGRFKAFALGRVVDWKVTYSEEGKLYNYTVEGKADALDEFVLSDVAESSRKTTGVTVEVSELEKKFHVIDPEKALDQIAPLFALYLSNYKGVTLAIAGERVDPDALIRNRQSFALSPIDVADEPRTAELEILEWDSLTDREIWFCDARGFPLEPYVKQIRGIGNFGYTAYLKSDYFRDLHNEGLLSLGELEKTIQPVCDEAVKAIKEYFIARQLEEAKDQLEEWKQEEVYPYQGEPVTSVEEAERKVFDIVAININQNLPDFSEADRKSKQFQFRMLKHAIEKSPEDLQKILTEVLNLPKAAREQLASLLEDTSLTSIINASRIVADRINFVTALEQLLYNYKDHLKERSQLHRLLAKNTWIFGDAFTLSVDDKSLTEVLRKHAELQEIETIINEPVLRIDGKKGIIDLMLSRQIPRNHEDELEHLIVELKRPSVSIGKKEIDQIESYALAVAKDERFRGMDTKWHFWIISNDYDDYADIKLNAEGNKEGVLFRFTKNMDVTVWLKTWSQLLRENNHRLRFIRDKLNYNIDSEQAMQHLKKTYSEYIEGIRITE
- a CDS encoding PD-(D/E)XK nuclease family protein, with the protein product MIEQQTISLSEVFKALDCGVTVVTGNKRLASVTRQAFEQAAIDKDLEVWPTPDVLPWTAWLQRAWEEAMVSGAAPAPELLLTSQQEQRVWEDIITESVADQPLQQVTGTVRRAQEAWQLMQSWRLSLNDAAFRYNSDSAAFWKWASRFEARCTEKGWLPLARLSGELQRSVQTGALTTPTELVLVGFDELTPQQQSLLQTLAESGCDVRWMQLASKESQAAKIGCVDVRAEAATVARWVRQRLAENPELEIGVVVPELASQRDIVIHAFDEVLVPHALQPGRQSVARPYNISLGPPLSAYPIISTACKLLGLLAPTISLEDAGSLLRSPFIVGWEQEASARALLDGRLRETGELNVALKTLRYHASQTNKPYSCPVFTENLDAWVKAARDCPRTDNPGHWSERFAGLLKVIGWASGRPLSSEEYQAAEAWRELLGTFASLEPVAESMTASTAVAQLRSMAGERTFQPQTGAVPVQVLGILEASGLQFDCLWIMGLHDGTWPAPPRPNPFIPLPLQRDAGLPHSSEERELHVSRMMTRRMLTSADEVVVSFPQRSGDEELRPSPLIADLPSVDPEALRLWIAPTWRDGVHLSARLTTLEEDPAPPLENEEVSGGSAVFKLQAACPFRAFAELRLGARALRQADIGLDAMARGSLMHRVLEKVWHALDSHAQLVAMDAAQLEALVNTMVGEAIEEIANRYPQTFTGRFREMEADRLCRHVLEWLALEKQRMPFRVVEKEEKHQATAGGVRVQLKIDRIDELADGRQIVIDYKTGEVKPAQWFGERPDEPQLPLYSMAVDGDIAGVLFAQVKAGGMAFNGVAADDGLAPGVKSYESLKQTREANSWSEVLHDWRATMESLGETFRNGEASVDPKQYPVTCTYCELKPLCRINELTVLDGESSETEEPS